The following are from one region of the Archangium lipolyticum genome:
- a CDS encoding RHS repeat-associated core domain-containing protein, with translation MKRPLVVSTVLVWVCLASASPALAFDGPLRDMLMQAPQLSAPQRGSLTGQLVNTAFGPADVSRGAFSLPSPFSVPEDRGALLAPLFPTYSPDSGASEWGVGWNNSLSLERWRTQGDLDYVTDELTSPWGRLVQGRDGDWYPQGVSTPVRVRMNGTSATAWLPDGSTWHFGGQARIDTPRGTFAWYLTDVVTVLGRRTRLEWQPNASGRLFLQRAFHGGSGEDFQYRIELGYQPVVIPFVDYRSGVGLALDRRVSTVTVYARGAGTDVDAERWRYVLTHASDGLGPAFYLEQVAQRFPSGEQPPPTRYTYHHARERLRQPEWFFNPRMDQTLALMGEDVFQPEKATFLDIDSDGRIDFEHAYDGALIRQTATGFVIEPLPAPSADTFYGCRSGASYYNLPRHLAQMFPEDSAYQVVSLEFDASRRTTGLVLCNREGRLLHFAALEGQWELDANTRLVDLNRDRKPELLRVAAGVVEVLPNNSTSGQLAFGPARQGALLSQSGNSYQPLATWAQDMNGDSLPDLVVRHSGGLAVWWAKGQFEFEPIAQEYPLINLYGYYVSPAGYAFHFMDGNRDGLTDVLLVAQGDVRLFMNTGLAFQELDIPSFYYLGYVSTLPVVADFRGSGNTEVAFASYGITHGVALDGPETGLMASADDGRGTVLRFQYGRGPSGPEVHQLPAVLSTLVVESSGYDALRYDYAYTHPVHHSVGKFLVGYGTVERQDGTVTQTEDFLNGDTYAGLPASSSQKDARTPGLHSFTSRQYEDASFRGIPWKRLKEVRSGWLGPQGERLEEWTEYPVYEADVCPATVVQHLRHGTLTTEKRRALVSGLANHLHCLEDRIILSGTHADSTLDFRHESRLRRNVVGLVERVESVGDGQTLVLQEVGYRADHTVQSVSEPGRGTTTFDMDPLTLLLSKVTSPDGTWVEVAQRDPLTDNLLTLVKQRGGKSYAQHFRYDEQERLKKQWDNTGRATETDPNMVLAYEFAQAQRPGSIRVASLVDAGSGAHSESVEWLTAAGEDVAAAEKIPEGWAFNGVTTRSRTQRETSTYQRATEPPTLDTTSVTYADLLRGGQLLHRSRTAGFGHEVDALSRLHVDVERHTTGSVTFQDGLLQRQVLENGMHRRTHFVDAAERVVAYEDEVGTRYTYGYDALGRVRTVLLPGGKRHLASYDGHGRVSRIWREDIATVEYTYTPGTGQLEGKRFLSPAGQPVRAEAYAYDGIGRRTVETHTDLTTGTSLAYRFHHDGATPADPTRRTDVGLLTAVEGEGFVKTFSYYPDGKTWHRTVQLNGWRTVETTWTYADNGDVAQATTTVRDAAGLVLSVSTQKQGWDTFGRLHTLHLDGQPLATFTYNANGQPRQATFATGETATLTYDGLSRKRTGLFLSSNRWTASTSIKLNGRGFLDTEDIVINGRPLQRAYQYSPQGFLTQSTDADAAYVYGFDTFGLPTSITHNGVTRTLDQQGSTLTAGDISYTFDALGRTITRGNLTFTYGPHGHLETARKGVLEWRFIHDEAGQRLMKLAGNTPVAAYLEGGMYLDETGLTQPFKFAGHVVGLVKNGSFEMLAADTRGSVIADVDGTPRLASPFGDRDIHPSHAAAIDYVEKGYDADLGLIRMGVRDYDSGLNRFMTPDPLFLEQPKLCVGRPVECNLYGYAVGNPVTFVDPTGTVVETAWDVASLAMGIHSISTWDENTSTFAKVMDVVGVVADTAAVVVPFVPGGAGAAIKGVRAIDKTVDAVRGADKTVDAVRAADKAIDATSDAAKMGDAASDAVRDITNPGPELLPTGWRESAPGPTVDSHTGHPVGRFIVDPKGNTMIEPAGGVTVGNPSGTFVETRFPNGSPAQQLHGPHRNYSKSHGHGFQPGPGVNERGPSLDLQGNVVPYDSPAAHWPVNR, from the coding sequence GTGAAGCGTCCTCTCGTCGTGAGCACTGTGCTGGTATGGGTGTGCCTGGCCTCTGCCTCCCCGGCCCTGGCATTCGATGGCCCCCTGCGGGACATGCTCATGCAGGCGCCCCAGCTCTCCGCGCCGCAGCGAGGAAGCCTGACGGGGCAGCTCGTCAACACCGCCTTCGGGCCCGCCGACGTCAGCCGGGGAGCCTTCTCCCTGCCTTCCCCCTTCAGCGTGCCGGAGGACCGGGGAGCTCTGCTGGCTCCCCTCTTCCCCACGTACTCGCCGGACTCGGGCGCTTCGGAATGGGGGGTCGGCTGGAACAATTCCCTGTCCCTCGAGCGCTGGCGGACCCAGGGTGATCTCGACTACGTCACCGACGAGCTGACGAGTCCCTGGGGCCGGCTGGTGCAAGGCCGTGATGGGGACTGGTACCCGCAGGGAGTTTCCACGCCGGTGCGCGTGCGGATGAACGGCACGAGCGCCACCGCCTGGCTGCCGGACGGCAGCACCTGGCATTTCGGCGGGCAGGCGCGCATCGACACCCCTCGTGGCACCTTCGCCTGGTACCTCACTGACGTGGTGACGGTGCTCGGCCGCCGCACCCGCCTGGAGTGGCAGCCCAATGCCTCGGGCCGCCTCTTCCTCCAGCGTGCCTTCCATGGTGGCTCGGGGGAGGACTTCCAGTACCGCATCGAGCTGGGATACCAGCCCGTCGTCATTCCCTTCGTGGATTACCGCTCCGGCGTGGGCCTGGCGCTAGACCGGCGTGTGTCCACCGTGACGGTGTACGCGCGCGGAGCCGGCACTGACGTCGACGCCGAGCGCTGGCGCTACGTTCTGACGCACGCCAGCGATGGCTTGGGGCCCGCCTTCTACCTGGAGCAGGTGGCGCAGCGCTTCCCCTCCGGCGAGCAGCCTCCGCCCACCCGCTACACCTATCACCACGCTCGCGAGCGCCTGCGACAGCCAGAGTGGTTCTTCAACCCCCGGATGGATCAGACGCTGGCCCTCATGGGAGAGGACGTCTTCCAACCGGAGAAAGCCACCTTCCTCGATATTGACTCCGACGGCCGCATCGACTTCGAGCACGCCTATGATGGCGCGCTGATACGGCAGACCGCGACCGGCTTCGTCATCGAGCCCCTGCCGGCTCCCTCCGCCGATACCTTCTACGGCTGCCGCTCCGGGGCCTCGTACTACAACCTCCCGCGACACCTGGCGCAGATGTTCCCCGAGGACAGCGCCTATCAGGTGGTGTCTCTCGAGTTCGATGCCTCGCGCCGCACCACCGGTCTGGTGTTGTGCAACCGCGAGGGCCGGTTGCTGCACTTCGCCGCTCTGGAGGGACAGTGGGAGCTGGATGCCAACACCCGCCTCGTCGACCTGAACCGGGACCGAAAGCCAGAGCTGCTGCGCGTGGCCGCAGGAGTCGTCGAGGTACTACCCAACAACAGCACCTCCGGGCAGCTCGCCTTCGGTCCGGCGCGACAGGGTGCCCTGCTCTCGCAGAGCGGCAACTCCTACCAGCCCCTGGCCACCTGGGCGCAGGACATGAATGGAGACAGCCTGCCTGACCTCGTGGTGCGCCACTCGGGCGGGCTGGCGGTGTGGTGGGCCAAGGGGCAATTCGAGTTCGAGCCCATCGCGCAGGAGTACCCCCTCATCAACCTCTACGGTTACTACGTGTCTCCGGCGGGGTACGCCTTCCACTTCATGGACGGCAACCGTGACGGCCTCACGGACGTGCTGCTGGTGGCGCAGGGCGATGTGCGCCTCTTCATGAACACGGGCCTGGCCTTCCAGGAGCTGGACATCCCCTCCTTCTATTACCTGGGCTACGTCTCCACCCTGCCGGTGGTGGCGGACTTCCGCGGCAGCGGCAACACCGAGGTGGCCTTCGCCTCCTACGGCATCACCCATGGCGTGGCGCTGGACGGCCCCGAAACGGGCCTGATGGCATCCGCCGACGACGGCCGAGGCACCGTGCTGCGCTTCCAGTACGGACGCGGCCCCTCCGGCCCCGAGGTGCACCAACTTCCGGCGGTGCTGTCCACCCTCGTGGTGGAGTCCAGCGGTTATGACGCCCTCCGCTACGACTACGCGTACACCCACCCCGTTCACCACTCGGTGGGCAAGTTCCTGGTGGGCTACGGCACGGTGGAGCGCCAGGACGGCACCGTCACCCAGACAGAAGACTTCCTCAACGGAGACACCTACGCCGGCCTGCCGGCATCCTCCTCCCAGAAAGACGCACGCACCCCTGGCCTGCACAGCTTCACCTCCCGGCAGTACGAGGACGCGAGCTTCCGGGGTATCCCGTGGAAGCGCCTGAAGGAGGTACGGTCCGGCTGGCTCGGTCCCCAGGGCGAGCGCCTGGAGGAGTGGACGGAGTACCCCGTATACGAGGCCGACGTGTGCCCGGCCACGGTGGTGCAGCACCTGAGGCATGGCACCCTTACCACGGAGAAGCGGCGCGCCCTGGTCTCGGGCCTCGCCAACCACCTGCACTGTCTGGAGGATCGCATCATCCTGTCTGGCACCCACGCCGACAGCACGCTGGACTTCCGGCATGAAAGCCGCCTCAGGCGCAATGTGGTGGGCCTGGTGGAGCGGGTGGAGAGCGTCGGTGATGGCCAGACGCTGGTGCTGCAGGAGGTGGGCTACCGGGCCGACCACACCGTGCAGAGCGTCTCCGAGCCAGGCCGGGGGACGACCACCTTTGACATGGATCCGCTCACCCTGCTGTTGAGCAAGGTGACCTCGCCGGACGGCACCTGGGTGGAGGTGGCGCAAAGGGATCCGCTTACTGACAACCTGCTCACGCTGGTGAAGCAACGAGGCGGCAAGTCGTACGCGCAGCACTTCCGCTACGACGAGCAGGAGCGGCTGAAGAAACAGTGGGACAACACGGGCCGGGCCACCGAGACCGACCCCAACATGGTGCTGGCCTACGAGTTCGCGCAGGCCCAGCGGCCCGGCTCCATCCGTGTGGCCTCGCTGGTGGACGCCGGGTCCGGCGCCCACTCCGAGTCGGTGGAGTGGCTGACGGCGGCCGGAGAGGACGTGGCGGCCGCGGAGAAGATCCCCGAGGGCTGGGCCTTCAACGGCGTCACCACGCGCAGCCGCACCCAACGCGAGACGAGCACCTATCAGCGCGCTACCGAGCCACCCACCCTGGACACCACCTCCGTCACATACGCGGACCTGCTGCGCGGAGGGCAGCTCCTGCACCGGTCGCGGACGGCGGGCTTCGGCCACGAGGTGGACGCACTCTCACGGCTGCATGTCGACGTGGAGCGCCATACGACCGGCTCGGTCACCTTCCAGGACGGGCTCCTCCAGCGCCAGGTGCTGGAGAACGGGATGCATCGACGGACGCACTTCGTGGATGCCGCCGAGCGCGTGGTGGCCTACGAGGACGAGGTGGGCACCCGTTACACCTACGGGTACGACGCCCTGGGCCGCGTGCGCACCGTGCTGCTGCCCGGTGGGAAGCGACACCTGGCCTCCTATGACGGGCACGGCCGCGTCTCGCGCATCTGGCGCGAGGACATCGCCACCGTCGAGTACACCTACACCCCCGGAACGGGGCAATTGGAGGGCAAGCGCTTCCTCTCTCCGGCGGGCCAGCCCGTGCGAGCGGAGGCCTACGCCTACGACGGCATCGGTCGCAGGACGGTGGAGACCCACACCGACCTGACCACGGGCACCTCACTGGCCTATCGCTTCCATCATGACGGGGCCACCCCAGCCGACCCCACGCGTCGCACGGACGTGGGCCTGTTGACGGCGGTGGAGGGAGAAGGCTTCGTCAAGACGTTCTCGTACTACCCCGATGGAAAGACGTGGCACCGCACCGTCCAGCTCAACGGCTGGCGCACGGTGGAGACGACGTGGACCTACGCCGACAATGGTGACGTCGCCCAGGCCACCACCACGGTGAGAGACGCGGCCGGCCTCGTCCTGTCCGTCTCCACGCAGAAACAAGGCTGGGACACCTTTGGCCGCCTGCACACCCTCCACCTCGACGGCCAGCCGCTGGCGACGTTCACCTACAACGCGAATGGCCAGCCCAGGCAGGCCACCTTCGCCACGGGTGAGACGGCGACGCTGACCTACGATGGCCTCAGCCGCAAGCGCACCGGCCTCTTCCTGAGCTCGAATCGCTGGACGGCCTCGACCAGCATCAAGCTGAACGGCCGTGGCTTCCTCGACACCGAGGACATCGTCATCAACGGCCGGCCGCTCCAACGCGCCTACCAGTACTCGCCCCAGGGATTCCTGACACAATCGACGGACGCGGATGCGGCCTATGTGTATGGCTTCGACACCTTCGGCCTGCCCACGTCCATCACCCACAACGGGGTGACCCGCACGCTCGACCAGCAGGGTTCCACCCTCACAGCGGGCGACATCTCCTATACCTTCGACGCGCTCGGCCGGACCATCACCCGGGGCAACCTCACCTTCACCTACGGCCCCCACGGCCACCTCGAGACCGCGCGCAAGGGTGTCCTCGAGTGGCGATTCATCCATGACGAGGCCGGCCAGCGGCTGATGAAGCTCGCCGGCAACACCCCGGTGGCGGCCTACCTCGAAGGGGGCATGTACCTCGACGAGACGGGGCTCACGCAGCCGTTCAAGTTCGCCGGCCACGTGGTGGGCCTGGTGAAGAACGGCTCCTTCGAGATGCTGGCAGCGGATACCCGGGGCTCGGTCATCGCGGATGTGGATGGAACCCCCCGCCTGGCATCCCCTTTCGGTGATCGCGACATCCACCCATCGCACGCCGCCGCCATCGACTACGTGGAGAAGGGATACGACGCGGACCTGGGCCTCATCCGCATGGGCGTGCGCGACTACGACTCCGGGCTCAACCGCTTCATGACGCCGGACCCGCTCTTCCTCGAACAACCAAAGCTGTGCGTTGGCCGACCGGTGGAGTGCAACCTGTACGGATACGCGGTGGGCAACCCCGTCACCTTCGTCGACCCGACGGGCACCGTCGTCGAAACGGCGTGGGACGTGGCCAGCCTGGCCATGGGCATCCACAGCATCTCCACGTGGGATGAGAACACCTCGACCTTCGCCAAGGTAATGGACGTCGTCGGTGTCGTGGCGGACACCGCTGCGGTGGTGGTGCCCTTCGTTCCGGGCGGCGCCGGCGCGGCCATCAAGGGCGTACGCGCGATCGACAAGACCGTGGACGCCGTCAGAGGGGCGGACAAGACGGTCGACGCCGTCCGTGCTGCCGACAAGGCAATAGATGCAACGAGCGACGCTGCTAAAATGGGCGACGCCGCCAGTGATGCCGTAAGGGACATAACGAATCCAGGACCGGAGCTTCTCCCCACTGGTTGGAGAGAGAGCGCACCGGGCCCCACAGTTGATTCCCACACGGGGCATCCAGTGGGTCGGTTCATCGTTGATCCGAAAGGCAATACGATGATTGAGCCGGCCGGCGGGGTGACCGTAGGCAATCCGTCGGGAACGTTCGTCGAGACGCGGTTTCCCAATGGCTCGCCCGCGCAACAACTCCACGGTCCACATCGAAACTACTCAAAGTCACACGGTCACGGGTTCCAACCCGGCCCTGGTGTGAACGAACGCGGACCCAGCCTCGACCTTCAAGGCAATGTGGTTCCCTATGACTCGCCGGCGGCGCACTGGCCGGTGAATCGATAA
- a CDS encoding HEAT repeat domain-containing protein — MFVLLGAAPGGAAPGEEVCATVEACVARLVELGSARGPQGGITNEDEALGRALAKLGPDALPRLTALLEHRHPQVRESAAYALGFFDEAAKPAIPALTRAVKNKVLWAAWALGRTKDASVIPTLRQMLLRGDMGVVQLLEDFGEAGVAVLVEALEDRKTSTKVLRVMLDELDSRRGAPPVTAPVVPRLAAVLADARRPPLARRVAILWLAHIGPAASEAIPELRKVRDASGDEQLRDAASDALTAMGEGDVVANLIRALDNPDGVERGGVFANLGRLGPAATPAIPRLSELLRTARDWEARERAAEALGWTRSPDAVPVLLEAALGELSWRVQYEAVTALGRVGSAEALPMLAALRREHWFGPVRRAAERAMEAIELASRAPRPMHHSQGFWKERWAAWDERRASPEERCWDEEARQWRVRKGERWLTLKPVDRPRRPDTFQNFPYPELRSAQTSFHRVEGGWLMGVDKGEFGGALWFLAEDGSKTPILETEEESFLGFAELPGRLLAFTGMAHMGLNEGFAHTLTREGDGTWTLHHLAQLPGFPKAWRIDADITLVVATGSGVVELAYTGVQRMLPCP, encoded by the coding sequence GTGTTCGTGCTGCTCGGAGCCGCACCCGGAGGAGCGGCTCCCGGCGAGGAAGTGTGCGCGACGGTCGAGGCCTGTGTCGCGAGGCTGGTGGAGCTCGGCTCCGCGCGGGGACCCCAGGGTGGCATCACGAATGAGGATGAAGCCCTGGGCCGGGCGTTGGCGAAGCTGGGGCCGGACGCATTGCCTCGGCTGACGGCGCTGCTCGAGCACCGCCATCCTCAGGTGCGTGAGAGCGCGGCATACGCGCTCGGCTTCTTCGACGAAGCCGCGAAGCCGGCGATCCCGGCGCTCACCCGGGCCGTGAAGAACAAGGTGCTCTGGGCGGCCTGGGCGCTGGGTCGCACGAAGGACGCATCGGTCATCCCCACGCTCAGGCAGATGTTGCTCCGAGGTGACATGGGGGTCGTCCAGTTACTGGAGGACTTCGGTGAAGCGGGCGTGGCCGTTCTCGTCGAGGCGCTCGAGGACAGGAAGACCTCCACCAAGGTGCTGCGAGTCATGCTGGACGAGCTCGACAGCCGCCGCGGGGCCCCACCTGTCACGGCTCCGGTGGTGCCCCGTCTGGCCGCCGTGCTCGCCGATGCCAGGCGTCCGCCATTGGCCAGGAGGGTGGCGATCCTCTGGCTGGCGCACATCGGTCCGGCGGCGAGCGAGGCCATTCCCGAGCTCCGGAAGGTACGCGATGCATCTGGCGACGAGCAGCTGCGTGACGCCGCGTCCGATGCGCTGACGGCGATGGGGGAGGGCGACGTGGTGGCCAACCTCATCCGCGCGCTGGACAACCCGGATGGAGTCGAGCGCGGGGGGGTGTTCGCCAACCTGGGGCGGCTGGGCCCGGCGGCGACGCCCGCGATCCCCCGGCTCTCCGAGCTGCTGCGAACCGCCAGGGATTGGGAGGCTCGGGAGCGGGCGGCTGAGGCGTTGGGGTGGACGCGCTCGCCCGATGCGGTGCCCGTGCTGCTCGAGGCCGCCCTGGGGGAGCTCTCCTGGCGTGTCCAATACGAGGCCGTGACGGCCTTGGGGCGTGTCGGCTCGGCGGAGGCACTCCCGATGCTCGCCGCCTTGCGGCGGGAGCACTGGTTCGGTCCGGTCCGCCGTGCCGCGGAGAGAGCCATGGAGGCCATCGAGCTCGCGAGCCGGGCTCCCCGTCCGATGCACCACTCCCAGGGGTTCTGGAAGGAGCGCTGGGCGGCGTGGGATGAGCGAAGGGCGTCTCCCGAGGAGCGGTGCTGGGACGAGGAAGCCAGGCAGTGGCGGGTTCGCAAGGGGGAGCGCTGGCTGACCCTGAAGCCGGTGGATCGGCCGCGGCGGCCCGACACGTTCCAGAACTTCCCATACCCCGAGCTGCGCAGTGCCCAGACGAGCTTCCACCGTGTGGAGGGAGGGTGGCTCATGGGGGTGGACAAGGGAGAGTTTGGCGGCGCGCTGTGGTTCCTCGCGGAGGACGGGAGCAAGACGCCCATCCTGGAGACGGAGGAGGAGTCCTTTCTGGGTTTCGCGGAGCTTCCCGGCAGACTCCTGGCGTTCACGGGGATGGCGCACATGGGGCTCAATGAGGGCTTTGCCCACACGCTCACCCGCGAGGGTGATGGCACCTGGACGCTCCACCATCTGGCACAACTGCCCGGGTTCCCGAAGGCCTGGCGGATCGACGCGGATATCACCCTGGTGGTGGCGACGGGGAGCGGGGTGGTGGAGCTCGCCTACACCGGGGTGCAGCGGATGCTGCCCTGCCCGTGA
- a CDS encoding carbohydrate-binding protein yields the protein MKRLPASLSFVLPLLFATPVLAQNAPATWTEHWFEHNQTVTRVYQDNDVAIYFDSAVNPSITWPNTFVRDAWKYTKKTYGHFGTNPQLYAIFHAGKYGGGHPSTYFDASHDYRNVIDVGHGSATAWTSGSGWDLDIVAHEISHIVELGSKGVHGSPAFPRWGDSKWAEIFVYDLYVGMGRTSDANRAYNENINKVDSFPRANTRWFRDWFYPIYSNYGGSSVLNRFFVLLAQYFPKSNNNYPRDMNWGEFVHFWSGAAGVNLKTLATSAFGWPAEWETQFVQAQRDFPFTYTNPGPTAVSVFQDQNHGGYGAALPVGRYTLSALNAWGVRNDDITSLKVASGYQVTLYADDNFGGASLTKTADDASLVDDGWNDLVSSLVVSASGTSNPGVLIQAEAYSAMSGVSIEANSDSDRGSNVGYIDTADWMAYNGIQFPSSGAYKVEYRVASPSGGSLSLDLNAGTTILGTVSIPATGDWQSWTTVSHTVNVTAGTYNVGIYAQAGGWNFNWFRITKL from the coding sequence GTGAAACGCCTCCCCGCTTCGCTGTCCTTCGTGTTGCCCTTGCTCTTCGCTACCCCCGTCCTGGCACAGAACGCGCCCGCGACCTGGACGGAGCACTGGTTCGAGCACAACCAGACCGTCACCCGCGTCTATCAGGACAATGACGTGGCCATCTATTTCGACTCGGCGGTGAACCCGTCCATCACGTGGCCCAACACCTTTGTCCGCGACGCGTGGAAGTACACCAAGAAGACCTACGGGCACTTCGGCACGAACCCGCAGCTCTACGCCATCTTCCACGCGGGCAAGTACGGCGGTGGGCACCCCTCCACGTACTTCGACGCGAGCCATGACTACCGCAACGTGATCGACGTGGGGCACGGCTCCGCCACGGCCTGGACGAGTGGCTCCGGCTGGGACCTGGATATCGTCGCCCACGAGATTTCCCACATCGTGGAATTGGGGAGCAAGGGCGTGCACGGCTCGCCCGCCTTTCCCCGGTGGGGCGACAGCAAGTGGGCGGAGATCTTCGTCTATGACCTCTACGTGGGGATGGGCCGCACCAGTGATGCGAATCGCGCGTACAACGAGAACATCAACAAGGTGGACAGCTTCCCTCGGGCCAACACCCGCTGGTTCAGGGATTGGTTCTATCCCATCTACTCGAATTACGGCGGCTCCTCGGTGCTCAACCGGTTCTTCGTCCTGCTCGCGCAGTACTTCCCGAAGAGCAACAACAACTATCCGCGGGACATGAACTGGGGCGAGTTCGTCCACTTCTGGAGCGGCGCGGCGGGTGTCAATCTCAAGACCCTGGCCACCTCCGCCTTCGGATGGCCCGCCGAGTGGGAGACGCAGTTCGTCCAGGCGCAGCGTGACTTCCCTTTCACCTACACCAACCCGGGCCCCACGGCCGTCTCCGTGTTCCAGGACCAGAACCACGGCGGTTATGGCGCGGCCCTGCCCGTGGGCCGCTACACCCTGTCGGCCCTGAATGCCTGGGGCGTGCGCAATGACGACATCACCTCCCTGAAGGTCGCCAGCGGCTACCAGGTCACCCTGTACGCCGATGACAACTTCGGCGGGGCCAGCCTCACCAAGACGGCGGACGATGCGTCGCTCGTCGATGACGGGTGGAACGACCTGGTGTCCTCGCTCGTGGTGAGCGCGTCGGGGACGTCGAACCCCGGAGTCCTCATCCAGGCGGAGGCCTACAGCGCGATGAGTGGAGTCAGCATCGAGGCCAACTCCGATTCGGATCGTGGCTCGAACGTGGGCTACATCGATACGGCCGATTGGATGGCGTACAACGGCATCCAGTTCCCGTCCTCTGGCGCGTACAAGGTCGAGTACCGCGTCGCCAGCCCGTCCGGTGGCAGCCTGTCGCTGGACCTGAACGCGGGCACCACGATCCTCGGGACGGTGAGCATTCCGGCGACGGGTGACTGGCAGAGCTGGACCACCGTCTCGCATACCGTCAACGTGACGGCCGGCACCTACAACGTCGGCATCTACGCCCAGGCGGGCGGCTGGAACTTCAACTGGTTCCGCATCACGAAGCTCTGA